The Rhodovastum atsumiense DNA window GGAGCGACCGAACCGGGCCCGCCGCAGCGCCGCCAGCTGCATCTTGAGCTTTTCGATGTGCAGCGTCTTGGCATAAATCTCAGCGGCATTGGCGGCGATCTCGCGTTCCTTGCGCGCGAGTTCAGCCTGCAGGTCGGCAGCGAGGCTGCGCAGCGCCTCCGGGTCGGTCGGCAGCGGGCAATCGGCCAATGACATGCCCAGAGGGTGCCACGGCCTGCCCTGGAAGTACAGCGCTTCTTGCTGTCTCTGCCCCTCAGACCGCCACAGGGCGGCGCGGGAGGTCTGGCGCCACTGTCCGCCGCCAGTCGATCGCCTCGAGCAGCAAAGCGAGTTGCGCAGGCGTAAGAACCATGCCGCCATCCACGATCGGCGGCCACACGAACTTGCCGCTCTCCAGCCGCTTGGCGAACAGGCACAGGCCAGTTCCGTCGTAATGCAAAATCTTCAGGTAATCGGCCCGCTTGCTGCGGAATAGGAACAGATGCCCCGAGAAGGGGTCAGCCTCCAGCACCTGCTTCACCTGTGCCGCCAGCCCGTCGAAGCCATAGCGCATGCTGACCGGACGGCAGGCCAGGTAAACCTTCGTCCCGGGTGCGATAGAAATCACGATGTCGCCCTCAACACCGTGAGCACGCGTCGCAGCGATCGCTCGTTGACGAAAGCGTCCACTCGCAGGCGCGTGCCATCCACCAGGTCAATCTCGATCATTCCCGGCCGATCGTCCAACACCGGCCGTGCCGGCGTCCGACCTCGCGACGGAACGTCAGCGCCAGTCACAGCTCCTGGCGCAGCCATCAGCGCAGGACCTTCGTCCTCAGCCTGTCCGAACATGCCGATCGGAATGAAAGCCGGCGGCTCGGTTGCCGTGGTGACGCCGTTGGGCTGCTGATGCTGCGACAACCCGCTCGCCCCAGCTTCGGCCGGTGCCACCTCCCGTGACAGCCGCCTCCAATTGAACAGCAGGTTCGCGTTGATTCCATAGCGCCGAGCAATGTCCGCGACCGACGCACCGGGCTGGTTCGCCTCGGCGACGATCCGGCGCTTCTCCTCCTCCGAGTACGACCGCCGTTTCCGCCGGCCGCTGCTTGTCGCCGTTCGACCCGTCGCTCCCGCTGCCTCTTTCACCATCCTCGCCAAACCTCCCTCGCTCCCGCAAGTGTCCACTTGCACCGGTAATGGACACTCGCTTGGTCGTCCGCGTGGGCGAGACCATCCCCGATTACGGGAATGCACGGTAGGCGGTCATCAGCTTACGCTTACCTTCTTCCAGCCGTTGATCAGCGTCTGGTGCACCCCGTGCTTGCTCACCAGCTGCGACACTGTCAGCTCCCCCCGGATCGCCTCCAAAGCCACTTTCGCCTTGAAATCCGCCGAGTAGCGCTTTCGTTCCCCACTCATCTCAAGTCGTTCCATATCCGGTCGGACTAAGCTTATCCGACTGTCCGGGATCCGGGGTCCACCTCAGTCGATGGTCTGGCCGCGGCTGTCGACCGCACGATACAGGTAGGTCCAGCGGGACTGTCTCATGATTGGGGGTGGGAACAAATAGGTGATAATCTATGGCGCTATTCTCTCGGTGGGATGGCGCGGGTGGCATGGATTGTACGGCTGGTGGAGACCGGTGCTGATAGCGATGGCCAGGGCACGGACGTGATGGAGATTGCGAAGCCGGCTGATCTTCGCGACATCGCCAATCTGGGTCTGAGTGTCTGTCCGAGAAGTTCATGCGGTTTGGCAGAGCCTTCGGACCATCAGGCGAATTGAGGCGAGCCGCAGGAATGCGAGCGCCTTGCGGTTCAGGTTCTCCCAGTCCTTGGCGAGTCGGCGGCAACGGTTGAGCCAGCCGATCGTGCGCTCGACGATCCAGCGTTTCGGCAACACCACAAAGCCGTTGGCGGCATCGGCCCGACGGACGATCTCCAGTTTGACCTGCCGCAGGAGACGCTTCACCGCCGCCTCGAACTTGGGGCCTTGGTAGGCCGCATCAGCGTAGAGCCTGCGCAGGAACGGGAACAGGCCGAACAGGGTGGCCAACAGCAGGACGCCGCCGTCGCGATCCTGCAGGTCGGCGGCATGCACGATCGCCTCCAGCACGAAGCCCTCGGTATCTACGAGAATATGGCGCTTCTTGCCCCTGATCTTCTTGCCCGAATCGTACCCAGGCGGATCGATCGACTCCCCCCTTTTTCGGCGCTTTTCACGCTCTGGCTGTCGATGATCGCGGCCGTCGGGCTGGCCTCACGTCCAGCCTGTTCGCGGCATTGCACGTAGAGCGCATGATGGATGCGCTTCAGCGTGCCGTCCCATTCCCAGCGGTCGAAATAGCCCCACAGCGTGCTGCGCGGTGGCAGGTCCTTCGGGATCGCCCGCCATTGGCAACCGGTGCTCAGGATGTACATCAACCCGTTGACGATCTCCCGCTCGTCGACACTGCGTGTCGCACCACCATGCTTGGCCGGCGGAATTAACGGTGCCACCAACGCCCATTCAGCGTCGGTCAGGTCGCTCTCATAGCGCAGACCGCTACGATCGTAGCGGGCTCGGTTCTCCTTGGTCCACATACGAGGAAACTGGTAACTCATTATCTAAATTCAAGATCCTCGCGGACAGACACTGAACTTGGCTGAGGCAAAGGAACTGCTGACCGCCATCCAGCGCGCGGTGGTCGCTGCCCAGACCAGGGAACATGCTGTACGGCGGCCGACTTGCCGATCCTGCGGCGGCGCTTGTCACATGAAGGACTACCGCCAGCATCGGATTGCAACCCTGTTCGGCCAGGTGATCGTACGGCTGCCGCGGTTCCGCTGCGGCGGCTGTGGCGGGGTCGAGGGCGGTGTTGACTGGCCGTCGCATTGCCGATCGGCTCCTGAACTCGATCGCCTGCAGGCCCATCTTTCGGCGCTGATGACCTACCGCGTGGCGACCGGCGTGTTGGAGCAGATGTTCCCGATTGAGGCTGGCAAGACTCACGAGACCCTGCGTCGCCATACGATGATGCTTGGCGAGCAGTTGCGGCATCGCCCGGTGGCCCCGTCCGTAACGCCAGCGACGGCGATTTCCATCAGCGTGGACTCGACGTTCATCCGCAGCTGCGAGAAGACCGAGCGGCATCTGGAAGTCAGGGTCGGCAACGTTGAGACCGACGCGGGCAATCGACAGGTGTTCGGATCCGTAGCCGGAGCGGAGACGGATCTTGTGACGCTGATCGGCCAAAGGCTGGACAGCGTCGGTCGAACCGACGCCACGACACTGACCGGCTTCACCGACGGCTGTGCCGGTCTGCGCTCGATCCTGGTCGCCAGCGGCGTCGCCGAGCTCCCCATCCTCGATTGGTTTCACATCGCGATGCGGCTGCAACACCTGGAGCAAACCGCTGGCGCTTTGTCGACCGACACACCGGCACGGCGAGAGGCAAAGGCCGTGATCGTGACGGAGGTCGACCGGCTGCGTTGGCGTCTGTGGAACGGCAAGGCCAAGGATGCCCAGGTCAGCATCGGGCGCATCCGCAAGGTCATGCACGCTTTCCAGAGTGAGGCGACGGAACGGACGTCACGCGTGCCGTCATCGCGCAAGCTGTGGGCAGCGTTATTGGCGCTGGACGGCTATCTGGTCGGCCAAGCTGAGTGGATGGTCAATTACGCCGAACGTCACCGTGCCGGCTTGCGGGTTGGGACGGCCATTACCGAAGGGACCGCCAATTTCCTGGTGAATCGCCGAATGAACAAATCGCAGCAGATGCGCTGGAGCCGACGCGGTGCCGATCTTCTGCTGCAAATTCGCTGCGCTGTCTACAACGGTGCCTTCGGTCCCGGCTTCAGGAACCGCTTCCAGATCGCCAACGATCAGCATCCGCCAGCAGCCCTCGCGGCCTGACCCCCAATCATGAGACAGTCCCCCGTCTCGACCGAGACCATGCAGATTTTCCTCGACGAGTTCGCGGCACGCCTTGCCGCCGATGCGCAGGCCGTACTGGTGCTCGACGGTGCGGGTTGGCATGCCTCCAGCGATCTTGTAGTGCCTGACCGGGTCAGCCTGGTGATGTTGCCTCCATACGCGCCCGAACTAAACCCGGTCGAGCGTGTGTGGCTCTATCTGCGAGAACGATTTCTCTCGCATTGCGTGTTCGCCACCTACGACGACATTGTCCAGGCTTGCGCTGACGCTTGGTGCGCGCTCACCCCCGACACGCTCAGGTCGCTCACCGCCTATCCGTGGCTCAAAGAGATCAGTTCATAGGCAGGGCGGTATGAGTTCTCCGCTCTGTTGTTCAGGTACCGGCTGCTCCGGTGTTTCACCTCGGGCAGGATCTCGCGGTGCGCGACGCCATAGCTGCGTAGACCATCGGTGATGAGGCGCTTCGGTGGCATTGTCAAGTTCGCGGCCTCTGGCCGGAACGATGCGGCTGGGGCATTCTGCCGAGATGAGCTCCGAGCCCGCCACCTACCCGGGATACCGCTTCCCAGCCGAAATCATCAGCTACGCGGTCTGGCTCTACCATGTCTTCGGCCTGAGCTTCCGAGAGGTGGAACTGCTCCTCGCCGAGCGGGGCGTCACCGTCAGCCACGAGAGCATTCGACAGTGGTGCCACAAGTTCGGCGCCGACTTCGCCCGCAAGCTGCGGAGACGACGGCCAAAGCCGGGCGACACCTGGCACCTTGATGAGGTTTTCCTGCGGATCAACGGCGAGCTGCACTATCTCTGGCGCGCGGTGGACCAGCACGGCGTCGTGCTCGACATCCTGGTGCAGGGGCGCCGGAATGCGGCCGCGGCGAAGCGCTTCTTCAAGCGCCTGCTCGCTGGGCTCAGGTACAAACCGAAGCGCCTCATCACCGATGGTCTACGCAGCTATGGCGTCGCGCACCGCGAGATCCTGCCCGAGGTGAAACACCGGAGCAGCCGGTACCTGAACAACAGAGCGGAGAACTCACATCGACCGACGCGACGTCGAGAGCGGCAGATGCAGCGGTTCAAGTCATCGAAGCAGGCTCAGCATTTCCTGTCATCGCACGCCATGATCTACGGCCACTTCCGGCCGCGGCGCCATCTGATGACCGCCGCTCAATACCGGCGTGTACGCGCCGAGGCCTTCCGGGTGTGACGACAGGAGACGTGCGTCCAGATCGCAGCGTGAACACGAGGAACGTCGTGTGGCGCGACCAAACGCGTCCATAGGCCGACAACTTGACAATGCCAGCGGATCGTCAGCGCCGTTCGCCACCAAAGCCGCGTAGTCATCCAAGTCGGCTCTCGTCGTTCCGGTCACGTGGCTCCGATCGGGCGCCACGAAGGAGGAACGTTGCCTGGAAACCACAGAATCTTTAGGCGGGTTGGTATAATTGCTCACCAGCTTGGCTGAGCGCGGGGTTCACCTCTCGCGGCCTGCCCCCCATCATGAGACAATCCCCATTCCCAACCGCAGCACCTGCGCCACATTTCGCGCGCTGCGTCGCAGGTTGCCGGCTGCCGCAGCAAGCGCCTCCTCCACCGAGCAGGTCTTGTGCAGGACGCTGAACACCGCCGCGATCCCGTGGTCGTGCACCACGGCGGCATCGTCACTCAGGCACCCGGCGATGCCGATGACCGGCTTGCCATGGCGCCGAGCGACGCGGGCGACGCCGATGGGGGTCTTGCCATGGATGCTTTGGCTGTCGATGCGACCTTCTCCGGTGATGACCAGATCGGCGTCGGCAAGCATCGCCTCCAGCCCCACGGCATTGGTCACGATCTCCACGCCAGGGCGCAGTTCCGCGCCGAGGAACCCATGCAGCGCCGCCCCCAGGCCGCCGGCGGCCCCGCCTCCCGGCAGCGTCGCCACGTCGACGCCCAACTGCCCCCGGATCAACCGGGCGTAATGGGCGAGATTGGCATCAAGCCGCGCCACCATCTCCGCCGTGGCCCCCTTCTGCGGGCCGAAAATGGCGGACGCCCCCTTCGGACCGATCAGCGGGTTGTCGACATCGCAGGCGACCTCGATCCGGCACGCCTTGATCCGCGCATCCATCCCGCTGATGTCGATGCGGTCGAGACCTTCCAGCGCCGCGCCCCCGAAGCCAATGTCGCGGCCGTCACGGTCGATCAGCCGCACGCCTAGCGCCTGTAGCATTCCCGCACCGCCGTCATTGGTGGCGCTGCCGCCAATGCCGATGATGAAGCGCCGCGCCCCCTGGTCCAGCGCCGCGATGATCAACTCCCCGACACCATAGGTGGTCGTCCGCAGCGGGTCACGCCGGGCGGCCGCCACCAGCATCAGGCCGCTGGCCGCCGCCATTTCGATGACGGCGATCCGGCCATCGCCGGTCAGGCCATAGAAGGCCGGCACCGGCTCGCCCAGCGGCCCGGTCACCGCCAGCTCGACACGTCGGCCGCCGGTGGCCGCCACCATGGCCTCGACCGTGCCTTCGCCGCCATCGGCGACGGGAAGCCTGACATAGCTCGCCTGCGGAAAGACCTCGCGAAAACCCGCCTCGATCTCGGTGGCCACCTCCATGGCCGAGAGGCTTTCCTTGAACGAGTCCGGAGCGATCACGATCTTCATGGCGTTGTCCTCCTGGGCGCGGGTGCCTGTGCCATCGCTTTTGTAGGCTGACCGTTGATAGTCAGCCTGAAGGCGCTCCGCCCGGCGCCATGCGCCGCAGCATGCGGATAGCGGCACAGGCGCCGCCGAAGCCGTTGTCGATATTGACGGTTACCAGGCCGGGCGCGCAGGAGGCCAGGGCGCCGTGCAACGCCGCCCGCCCGCCCGCCGCCACGCCATAGCCAACCGAGCTGGGCACGGCGATGACCGGGGCATCCACCAACCCGGCCAGCACGCTGAACAGCGCGCCTTCCATTCCGGCGACCGCGATCACCACGGCGAAGCCGCGGATCTCCTCCAGCCGCTGCATCAGCCGCCACAGCCCGGCGACGCCGACATCCGCGATCACCGGTGCCCGATAGCCGGCAAAGGCAAGGCTGCGGGCAGCCTCCCGCGCGACTGTCAGATCCGATGTGCCGGCGCAGACGATGCCCGGCCCCACGCTGTCCGGCACGATGCTGTCGCCGAAAAATGCAGTAGATGACAGCGGATCATAATCGAGGGCGCCGCGCATTGCCGCCGGCAATGCGGCCAACTTTTCCTCGCTCAACCGGGTCAGCAGCAGGCGGCGGCCACCGGCGGAAGTCAGGATCGCCCCGATCTGCGCCGCCGTCTTGCCCGCGCACAGCAACGCCTCGGCCACGCCGGTGCGCCTCTCACGCTCCCAGTCGATCACGAAGTCGGTCATTCCGCGGCATCCCTCAGGAAGGCAGAACCGCGCCGATAGGGACGCATCCCGATGAACCGCCGGCCATCGGCGCGGCACAGCTCATGCATGCGTTGCTCGATGCGAGCGCGCGCATCGTCCTGCGGCAGCGGCGCGCATTCAACGCAGATCCCGCCCGCGATGATCCGGCATCTTATGGCGCTCGTCGCGGGCAGCAGCGCGCCCAATTCGTTCTCCGTCGCCTCGATGAAGCGCAGGGATGTCGCGTCGACGCCAATGCCGGTTTCGATGCGGCTGGCCAGACAGGGTTGGGCCGGCAGGGCCGCCAGGTCGTCAAGCCCGTGCGCCCGCGCCAGGGCATAGATGTCCGCCTTGTGCAGCCCGGCCTCGACAAAAGGATGCACGACACCGTACTGGCGTGCCGCCTCCAGTCCTGGCCGGTAATCGCCCAGGTCGTCAATATTCGTTCCCGAGGCGATCGGCCCGCTGGTCACCTTGCGGATGCAGGCATAAAGATTGGTCTTGCAGTGAAAGCAGCGATTGACCGGATTGGCCCGGTAGGACGGATCCTCCAGCTCCCGCGCGTCAACCAGACGCAGCGCCCATGCATGCCGCCGCGCATGTGCCTCGACCCGCGCCGTCGCCAGCGCCGGGACCGCCGGTGAGACCGCATGCACGGCGGTGACGGAGGCCCGGGAAAAGCGGGAAGCAAGGTAGGTCAGGACCATGCTGTCGACGCCGCCGCTGACGGCGATCGCCAGGGCGGCGTGGCGGTCGAGTGCCGAGACAAGATCAGCCTGCCGGTCTGCAAGCGTCATCATTTTTCCCCTGTGTTCTCGCCCAACCGCTTCACCCGGCGCCGCCGGACCAACCCCTCGAAACCGGCCACGTCGTCACTTTCCACCTTGCAGGAACTCTGCCCCCCGGGCCGCACCACGCGTTTGCGTCGCAGGCTCTGCCCTTCGATGATGAGGCTCTCGGCCATGCGCGGCAGGCAGACCCGTTGCTCCCGCCGCCAGCGCAGCCCGATCGTTGAGGTTTCGACGAAGCATCGCTCGCTGACGGAGGCTAGGCATTCCGGCCGGACCAGCAGCCGGAAATCGCTGGTCGGACGTGCCTTCTTTCCCATCCGGCTGCCGAGGCTGAGATCAAGGACGCCGCACGCCGCACGCAGGCGATCGGCGGCGATGCCGATCTCCTCGCCCGTCATGTCGTCGACGTCGAAGGACAGGACCACGACCTCCTCCGCCTGCCCCTGGGCATCCTGCGGCGGTTGCCGGGCGGCGAACAGCAGGGCGCGCAGAATATTGGGCATGCCGGCCATCTCCCGCGTGCCCGCGCCGGTCCCGGTGGCCACCAGGGGACCGCCGGGCGTTCGGCATGCCATATCGCGCAGCAGATGCGCCAGGATGGCGGCCCCGGTGGGGGTGACGCGTTCCCCTCCGATGCCATCATCGCGCCAGCATAAACCTATGCCCTTGAGGATTTCCACCGTTGCCGGCGCCGGCACCGGAAGCAGGCCATGCCGTGTCCGGACCAGGCCATGCCCCCTGGGCAGTTCCGAAACGCTCCAGCTGACATCACCGAGGGCGGCGATGATGCTGCCGGCGGCGATCACATCCATCAGCGAATCCCAGTCGCCGACCTCGTGGAAATGCACCTCCTCCACGGGTTGGCGATGCACCCGGCTTTCGGCCTCGGCCAGCACGCGCAGAATGGCGATGGCCTGCCCGGCGCTACCCGGGCTCAGCGATGCCGCGGAAATCCGCTGGACCAGCGCGGAAAAATCGCACCCGGACGCCGCGCCGTGATGGTGATGATCCTGATGGGCATGGCCGGGGCCGTGCGCGTCAGGATGATGGGCGTGAGCATGAGCAGGCGCATGATCATGCTTGTGGCCGTGTTCGTGACCGCCTCGCCCGGCCGCCGCACCGCCCCCTGCCCCGGCCAGGGTGAAACGGTGGACGGCGATACCGTTGGTGGTCCCTTCGGTCAGCGTCGGCTGCCCGCAATCCGCGGGCATCACCGCCGCCAGGTCAGCGAACACCAGCGGGCGAAGATCCGGCCGGGCGTCGAGCATGGCGGCCA harbors:
- the tnpB gene encoding IS66 family insertion sequence element accessory protein TnpB (TnpB, as the term is used for proteins encoded by IS66 family insertion elements, is considered an accessory protein, since TnpC, encoded by a neighboring gene, is a DDE family transposase.), which codes for MISIAPGTKVYLACRPVSMRYGFDGLAAQVKQVLEADPFSGHLFLFRSKRADYLKILHYDGTGLCLFAKRLESGKFVWPPIVDGGMVLTPAQLALLLEAIDWRRTVAPDLPRRPVAV
- the tnpA gene encoding IS66-like element accessory protein TnpA, which encodes MVKEAAGATGRTATSSGRRKRRSYSEEEKRRIVAEANQPGASVADIARRYGINANLLFNWRRLSREVAPAEAGASGLSQHQQPNGVTTATEPPAFIPIGMFGQAEDEGPALMAAPGAVTGADVPSRGRTPARPVLDDRPGMIEIDLVDGTRLRVDAFVNERSLRRVLTVLRATS
- a CDS encoding IS5 family transposase (programmed frameshift) gives rise to the protein MWTKENRARYDRSGLRYESDLTDAEWALVAPLIPPAKHGGATRSVDEREIVNGLMYILSTGCQWRAIPKDLPPRSTLWGYFDRWEWDGTLKRIHHALYVQCREQAGREASPTAAIIDSQSVKSAEKGGKSIDPPGYDSGKKIRGKKRHILVDTEGFVLEAIVHAADLQDRDGGVLLLATLFGLFPFLRRLYADAAYQGPKFEAAVKRLLRQVKLEIVRRADAANGFVVLPKRWIVERTIGWLNRCRRLAKDWENLNRKALAFLRLASIRLMVRRLCQTA
- a CDS encoding ISKra4 family transposase, whose protein sequence is MAEAKELLTAIQRAVVAAQTREHAVRRPTCRSCGGACHMKDYRQHRIATLFGQVIVRLPRFRCGGCGGVEGGVDWPSHCRSAPELDRLQAHLSALMTYRVATGVLEQMFPIEAGKTHETLRRHTMMLGEQLRHRPVAPSVTPATAISISVDSTFIRSCEKTERHLEVRVGNVETDAGNRQVFGSVAGAETDLVTLIGQRLDSVGRTDATTLTGFTDGCAGLRSILVASGVAELPILDWFHIAMRLQHLEQTAGALSTDTPARREAKAVIVTEVDRLRWRLWNGKAKDAQVSIGRIRKVMHAFQSEATERTSRVPSSRKLWAALLALDGYLVGQAEWMVNYAERHRAGLRVGTAITEGTANFLVNRRMNKSQQMRWSRRGADLLLQIRCAVYNGAFGPGFRNRFQIANDQHPPAALAA
- a CDS encoding transposase; amino-acid sequence: MRQSPVSTETMQIFLDEFAARLAADAQAVLVLDGAGWHASSDLVVPDRVSLVMLPPYAPELNPVERVWLYLRERFLSHCVFATYDDIVQACADAWCALTPDTLRSLTAYPWLKEISS
- a CDS encoding IS6 family transposase translates to MSSEPATYPGYRFPAEIISYAVWLYHVFGLSFREVELLLAERGVTVSHESIRQWCHKFGADFARKLRRRRPKPGDTWHLDEVFLRINGELHYLWRAVDQHGVVLDILVQGRRNAAAAKRFFKRLLAGLRYKPKRLITDGLRSYGVAHREILPEVKHRSSRYLNNRAENSHRPTRRRERQMQRFKSSKQAQHFLSSHAMIYGHFRPRRHLMTAAQYRRVRAEAFRV
- a CDS encoding glycerate kinase encodes the protein MKIVIAPDSFKESLSAMEVATEIEAGFREVFPQASYVRLPVADGGEGTVEAMVAATGGRRVELAVTGPLGEPVPAFYGLTGDGRIAVIEMAAASGLMLVAAARRDPLRTTTYGVGELIIAALDQGARRFIIGIGGSATNDGGAGMLQALGVRLIDRDGRDIGFGGAALEGLDRIDISGMDARIKACRIEVACDVDNPLIGPKGASAIFGPQKGATAEMVARLDANLAHYARLIRGQLGVDVATLPGGGAAGGLGAALHGFLGAELRPGVEIVTNAVGLEAMLADADLVITGEGRIDSQSIHGKTPIGVARVARRHGKPVIGIAGCLSDDAAVVHDHGIAAVFSVLHKTCSVEEALAAAAGNLRRSARNVAQVLRLGMGIVS
- the larB gene encoding nickel pincer cofactor biosynthesis protein LarB, with the translated sequence MTDFVIDWERERRTGVAEALLCAGKTAAQIGAILTSAGGRRLLLTRLSEEKLAALPAAMRGALDYDPLSSTAFFGDSIVPDSVGPGIVCAGTSDLTVAREAARSLAFAGYRAPVIADVGVAGLWRLMQRLEEIRGFAVVIAVAGMEGALFSVLAGLVDAPVIAVPSSVGYGVAAGGRAALHGALASCAPGLVTVNIDNGFGGACAAIRMLRRMAPGGAPSG
- a CDS encoding adenine nucleotide alpha-hydrolase family protein; amino-acid sequence: MMTLADRQADLVSALDRHAALAIAVSGGVDSMVLTYLASRFSRASVTAVHAVSPAVPALATARVEAHARRHAWALRLVDARELEDPSYRANPVNRCFHCKTNLYACIRKVTSGPIASGTNIDDLGDYRPGLEAARQYGVVHPFVEAGLHKADIYALARAHGLDDLAALPAQPCLASRIETGIGVDATSLRFIEATENELGALLPATSAIRCRIIAGGICVECAPLPQDDARARIEQRMHELCRADGRRFIGMRPYRRGSAFLRDAAE
- the larC gene encoding nickel pincer cofactor biosynthesis protein LarC; this encodes MAERLHIHLDAVGGVAGDMFVAAMLDARPDLRPLVFADLAAVMPADCGQPTLTEGTTNGIAVHRFTLAGAGGGAAAGRGGHEHGHKHDHAPAHAHAHHPDAHGPGHAHQDHHHHGAASGCDFSALVQRISAASLSPGSAGQAIAILRVLAEAESRVHRQPVEEVHFHEVGDWDSLMDVIAAGSIIAALGDVSWSVSELPRGHGLVRTRHGLLPVPAPATVEILKGIGLCWRDDGIGGERVTPTGAAILAHLLRDMACRTPGGPLVATGTGAGTREMAGMPNILRALLFAARQPPQDAQGQAEEVVVLSFDVDDMTGEEIGIAADRLRAACGVLDLSLGSRMGKKARPTSDFRLLVRPECLASVSERCFVETSTIGLRWRREQRVCLPRMAESLIIEGQSLRRKRVVRPGGQSSCKVESDDVAGFEGLVRRRRVKRLGENTGEK